A part of Aegilops tauschii subsp. strangulata cultivar AL8/78 chromosome 2, Aet v6.0, whole genome shotgun sequence genomic DNA contains:
- the LOC141041830 gene encoding G-type lectin S-receptor-like serine/threonine-protein kinase B120 isoform X8, translating into MTKNNVTADEDARASAVLLDTGNLVLRSPNGTVIWQSFDHPTDTILPGMRFLLSYKGRVMGRLVAWKGPDDPSVGDFSFGLDPDLGMQIVTWHGAKLYCRISVWNGASVSGGTYPGNSSSVVYQTIVNTGDRFYLMYSISDDSPYARIMLDYTGTMSLLTWNSYSSSWIATSERPSGGYGVYGSCGPFGYSDFTGATPTCQCLDGFEPDPMNSSRVCRRVEALKCGSKNHFLRLSGMKVPDRFLHIRNRSFDQCAAECSRNCSCTAYAYANLSSAGTLGDQTRCLVWTGELVDTWKTNNYGENLYIRLGDSPAAVHKNSNLVKILPPVVACLLLLTCIALVWKSGVRRKKEIKKKLMLRYLSASSELGGKNSDFPFVSFEDIVAATDNFSDSNMLGMGGFGKVYKGILEDDKEVAIKRLGSGSGQGIEEFRNEVTLIAKLQHRNLVRLLSCCIHDDEKLLIYEYMPNKSLDSFLFDNTRKDVLDWLTRFKIIKGVARGLLYLHQDSRLTIIHRDLKASNILLDNEMNPKISDFGMARIFGGNQQQGNTIRVVGTYGYMSPEYVMGGAFSVKSDIYSFGVLLLEIVSGLKISSPQLIMNFPNLTTYAWRLWEGGNAMELVDSTIAGSCPIHEVLRCIHVGLLCVQHHSDARPLMSSVVFMLENEIALLPEPEQPAYFAARKQENGHTRENMDNSQNTMSITTLIGR; encoded by the exons ATGACAAAGAACAACGTCACGGCGGATGAAGACGCGAGAGCCTCTGCGGTGCTGCTCGACACGGGGAACTTGGTCCTCCGGTCGCCGAACGGTACAGTCATATGGCAGAGCTTCGATCACCCGACCGACACCATCCTCCCGGGCATGAGGTTTCTGCTGAGCTACAAGGGTCGTGTGATGGGGCGCCTTGTCGCTTGGAAGGGCCCGGATGACCCATCCGTAGGAGACTTCTCGTTCGGTCTGGACCCAGACTTGGGCATGCAGATTGTCACTTGGCATGGTGCCAAGCTGTACTGCCGCATCAGTGTGTGGAACGGCGCATCGGTGTCCGGCGGCACATACCCAGGCAACAGCAGCTCCGTCGTGTACCAGACCATCGTCAACACAGGGGACAGGTTCTATCTAATGTACTCAATCTCCGACGATTCACCGTACGCACGCATCATGCTCGACTACACCGGCACCATGAGCCTCCTCACCTGGAACAGCTACTCCTCATCATGGATAGCCACATCCGAGCGCCCCTCCGGCGGTTATGGCGTCTATGGCTCTTGTGGCCCGTTTGGCTACTCTGACTTCACGGGGGCCACCCCCACATGCCAGTGCTTGGATGGGTTTGAGCCTGATCCAATGAATTCCTCGAGAGTGTGCCGGAGAGTGGAAGCACTGAAATGTGGCAGCAAAAATCATTTTCTGCGCTTGTCCGGAATGAAGGTGCCCGACAGGTTCTTGCACATCCGAAACAGAAGCTTTGACCAGTGTGCGGCGGAGTGCAGCCGCAACTGCTCATGCACAGCGTATGCTTACGCCAACCTCAGCAGTGCAGGCACTCTGGGGGATCAGACAAGGTGCTTGGTTTGGACAGGGGAGCTTGTCGACACGTGGAAGACCAACAACTATGGCGAGAACCTGTACATCCGCCTTGGGGACTCTCCTGCTG CAGTTCACAAGAATAGCAATTTAGTGAAGATTCTGCCCCCGGTTGTAGCATGCCTGCTGCTACTCACGTGCATAGCCCTTGTCTGGAAAT CAGGGGTACGGCGAAAGAAGGAAATTAAGAAGAAGCTGATGCTACGATACTTGAGTGCTTCTAGTGAGCTTGGAGGCAAAAATTCAGATTTTCCGTTTGTTAGTTTCGAAGATATTGTGGCCGCAACGGATAATTTCTCCGACTCCAATATGCTTGGAATGGGAGGTTTCGGCAAAGTTTACAAG GGAATACTGGAAGATGACAAGGAAGTTGCTATCAAAAGGCTTGGCAGTGGTTCTGGGCAAGGTATAGAGGAATTCAGAAATGAAGTGACTCTAATTGCCAAATTGCAGCACAGAAACCTAGTTAGACTTCTTAGTTGCTGCATTCATGATGATGAGAAGTTATTGATCTATGAATACATGCCTAACAAAAGCCTGGATTCCTTCCTTTTTG ATAATACAAGAAAAGATGTCCTTGATTGGCTGACACGGTTCAAAATAATTAAAGGGGTGGCAAGAGGCCTTCTTTATCTCCACCAAGATTCAAGATTAACAATAATTCATAGAGATCTTAAAGCAAGCAACATTTTGTTGGACAATGAAATGAATCCTAAAATATCAGACTTTGGTATGGCAAGGATATTTGGTGGAAACCAGCAGCAAGGAAACACTATTAGAGTTGTTGGAACATA CGGTTACATGTCTCCAGAATATGTGATGGGTGGCGCCTTTTCTGTTAAGTCGGACATCTACAGCTTTGGTGTTCTTCTCTTGGAGATTGTAAGTGGCTTGAAGATCAGCTCACCTCAGCTCATAATGAACTTCCCAAACCTTACAACTTAT GCGTGGAGATTATGGGAAGGTGGAAATGCAATGGAACTGGTGGACTCAACAATTGCTGGTAGCTGTCCAATTCATGAAGTTCTACGGTGCATTCACGTGGGACTCTTGTGTGTTCAACACCATTCAGATGCTAGGCCACTCATGTCATCAGTTGTGTTTATGTTGGAGAATGAAATCGCTTTGCTTCCAGAGCCGGAGCAACCTGCATATTTTGCAGCAAGAAAGCAGGAAAATGGACATACCAGGGAAAACATGGATAATTCACAAAATACCATGAGTATCACAACACTAATAGGGCGTTAG
- the LOC141041830 gene encoding G-type lectin S-receptor-like serine/threonine-protein kinase B120 isoform X6, giving the protein MDMSCFPIFILLFLFPFSKSDDQLTQGKPLSPGDILISKDGVFALGFFSPANSNKSLYVGIWFYNIPESSRAIVWVANRDNPATTASPAALAISVKSDLVLSDSGGHTLWMTKNNVTADEDARASAVLLDTGNLVLRSPNGTVIWQSFDHPTDTILPGMRFLLSYKGRVMGRLVAWKGPDDPSVGDFSFGLDPDLGMQIVTWHGAKLYCRISVWNGASVSGGTYPGNSSSVVYQTIVNTGDRFYLMYSISDDSPYARIMLDYTGTMSLLTWNSYSSSWIATSERPSGGYGVYGSCGPFGYSDFTGATPTCQCLDGFEPDPMNSSRVCRRVEALKCGSKNHFLRLSGMKVPDRFLHIRNRSFDQCAAECSRNCSCTAYAYANLSSAGTLGDQTRCLVWTGELVDTWKTNNYGENLYIRLGDSPAAVHKNSNLVKILPPVVACLLLLTCIALVWKSGVRRKKEIKKKLMLRYLSASSELGGKNSDFPFVSFEDIVAATDNFSDSNMLGMGGFGKVYKGILEDDKEVAIKRLGSGSGQDNTRKDVLDWLTRFKIIKGVARGLLYLHQDSRLTIIHRDLKASNILLDNEMNPKISDFGMARIFGGNQQQGNTIRVVGTYGYMSPEYVMGGAFSVKSDIYSFGVLLLEIVSGLKISSPQLIMNFPNLTTYAWRLWEGGNAMELVDSTIAGSCPIHEVLRCIHVGLLCVQHHSDARPLMSSVVFMLENEIALLPEPEQPAYFAARKQENGHTRENMDNSQNTMSITTLIGR; this is encoded by the exons ATGGATATGTCCTGCTTCCCCATTTTCATCCTCCTGTTCTTGTTTCCTTTCAGCAAATCTGATGATCAACTGACACAAGGGAAGCCACTCTCCCCCGGTGACATCCTCATCTCCAAGGACGGCGTCTTCGCTCTCGGCTTCTTCTCCCCCGCCAACTCCAACAAGAGCCTATATGTTGGAATTTGGTTCTACAACATCCCGGAGAGCAGCCGCGCCATCGTATGGGTCGCCAACCGCGACAACCCGGCCACCACCGCTTCACCCGCGGCACTCGCCATCAGCGTCAAGTCCGACCTCGTGCTGTCGGATTCCGGAGGCCACACACTTTGGATGACAAAGAACAACGTCACGGCGGATGAAGACGCGAGAGCCTCTGCGGTGCTGCTCGACACGGGGAACTTGGTCCTCCGGTCGCCGAACGGTACAGTCATATGGCAGAGCTTCGATCACCCGACCGACACCATCCTCCCGGGCATGAGGTTTCTGCTGAGCTACAAGGGTCGTGTGATGGGGCGCCTTGTCGCTTGGAAGGGCCCGGATGACCCATCCGTAGGAGACTTCTCGTTCGGTCTGGACCCAGACTTGGGCATGCAGATTGTCACTTGGCATGGTGCCAAGCTGTACTGCCGCATCAGTGTGTGGAACGGCGCATCGGTGTCCGGCGGCACATACCCAGGCAACAGCAGCTCCGTCGTGTACCAGACCATCGTCAACACAGGGGACAGGTTCTATCTAATGTACTCAATCTCCGACGATTCACCGTACGCACGCATCATGCTCGACTACACCGGCACCATGAGCCTCCTCACCTGGAACAGCTACTCCTCATCATGGATAGCCACATCCGAGCGCCCCTCCGGCGGTTATGGCGTCTATGGCTCTTGTGGCCCGTTTGGCTACTCTGACTTCACGGGGGCCACCCCCACATGCCAGTGCTTGGATGGGTTTGAGCCTGATCCAATGAATTCCTCGAGAGTGTGCCGGAGAGTGGAAGCACTGAAATGTGGCAGCAAAAATCATTTTCTGCGCTTGTCCGGAATGAAGGTGCCCGACAGGTTCTTGCACATCCGAAACAGAAGCTTTGACCAGTGTGCGGCGGAGTGCAGCCGCAACTGCTCATGCACAGCGTATGCTTACGCCAACCTCAGCAGTGCAGGCACTCTGGGGGATCAGACAAGGTGCTTGGTTTGGACAGGGGAGCTTGTCGACACGTGGAAGACCAACAACTATGGCGAGAACCTGTACATCCGCCTTGGGGACTCTCCTGCTG CAGTTCACAAGAATAGCAATTTAGTGAAGATTCTGCCCCCGGTTGTAGCATGCCTGCTGCTACTCACGTGCATAGCCCTTGTCTGGAAAT CAGGGGTACGGCGAAAGAAGGAAATTAAGAAGAAGCTGATGCTACGATACTTGAGTGCTTCTAGTGAGCTTGGAGGCAAAAATTCAGATTTTCCGTTTGTTAGTTTCGAAGATATTGTGGCCGCAACGGATAATTTCTCCGACTCCAATATGCTTGGAATGGGAGGTTTCGGCAAAGTTTACAAG GGAATACTGGAAGATGACAAGGAAGTTGCTATCAAAAGGCTTGGCAGTGGTTCTGGGCAAG ATAATACAAGAAAAGATGTCCTTGATTGGCTGACACGGTTCAAAATAATTAAAGGGGTGGCAAGAGGCCTTCTTTATCTCCACCAAGATTCAAGATTAACAATAATTCATAGAGATCTTAAAGCAAGCAACATTTTGTTGGACAATGAAATGAATCCTAAAATATCAGACTTTGGTATGGCAAGGATATTTGGTGGAAACCAGCAGCAAGGAAACACTATTAGAGTTGTTGGAACATA CGGTTACATGTCTCCAGAATATGTGATGGGTGGCGCCTTTTCTGTTAAGTCGGACATCTACAGCTTTGGTGTTCTTCTCTTGGAGATTGTAAGTGGCTTGAAGATCAGCTCACCTCAGCTCATAATGAACTTCCCAAACCTTACAACTTAT GCGTGGAGATTATGGGAAGGTGGAAATGCAATGGAACTGGTGGACTCAACAATTGCTGGTAGCTGTCCAATTCATGAAGTTCTACGGTGCATTCACGTGGGACTCTTGTGTGTTCAACACCATTCAGATGCTAGGCCACTCATGTCATCAGTTGTGTTTATGTTGGAGAATGAAATCGCTTTGCTTCCAGAGCCGGAGCAACCTGCATATTTTGCAGCAAGAAAGCAGGAAAATGGACATACCAGGGAAAACATGGATAATTCACAAAATACCATGAGTATCACAACACTAATAGGGCGTTAG
- the LOC141041830 gene encoding G-type lectin S-receptor-like serine/threonine-protein kinase B120 isoform X3 — protein sequence MDMSCFPIFILLFLFPFSKSDDQLTQGKPLSPGDILISKDGVFALGFFSPANSNKSLYVGIWFYNIPESSRAIVWVANRDNPATTASPAALAISVKSDLVLSDSGGHTLWMTKNNVTADEDARASAVLLDTGNLVLRSPNGTVIWQSFDHPTDTILPGMRFLLSYKGRVMGRLVAWKGPDDPSVGDFSFGLDPDLGMQIVTWHGAKLYCRISVWNGASVSGGTYPGNSSSVVYQTIVNTGDRFYLMYSISDDSPYARIMLDYTGTMSLLTWNSYSSSWIATSERPSGGYGVYGSCGPFGYSDFTGATPTCQCLDGFEPDPMNSSRVCRRVEALKCGSKNHFLRLSGMKVPDRFLHIRNRSFDQCAAECSRNCSCTAYAYANLSSAGTLGDQTRCLVWTGELVDTWKTNNYGENLYIRLGDSPAVHKNSNLVKILPPVVACLLLLTCIALVWKSGVRRKKEIKKKLMLRYLSASSELGGKNSDFPFVSFEDIVAATDNFSDSNMLGMGGFGKVYKGILEDDKEVAIKRLGSGSGQGIEEFRNEVTLIAKLQHRNLVRLLSCCIHDDEKLLIYEYMPNKSLDSFLFDNTRKDVLDWLTRFKIIKGVARGLLYLHQDSRLTIIHRDLKASNILLDNEMNPKISDFGMARIFGGNQQQGNTIRVVGTYGYMSPEYVMGGAFSVKSDIYSFGVLLLEIVSGLKISSPQLIMNFPNLTTYAWRLWEGGNAMELVDSTIAGSCPIHEVLRCIHVGLLCVQHHSDARPLMSSVVFMLENEIALLPEPEQPAYFAARKQENGHTRENMDNSQNTMSITTLIGR from the exons ATGGATATGTCCTGCTTCCCCATTTTCATCCTCCTGTTCTTGTTTCCTTTCAGCAAATCTGATGATCAACTGACACAAGGGAAGCCACTCTCCCCCGGTGACATCCTCATCTCCAAGGACGGCGTCTTCGCTCTCGGCTTCTTCTCCCCCGCCAACTCCAACAAGAGCCTATATGTTGGAATTTGGTTCTACAACATCCCGGAGAGCAGCCGCGCCATCGTATGGGTCGCCAACCGCGACAACCCGGCCACCACCGCTTCACCCGCGGCACTCGCCATCAGCGTCAAGTCCGACCTCGTGCTGTCGGATTCCGGAGGCCACACACTTTGGATGACAAAGAACAACGTCACGGCGGATGAAGACGCGAGAGCCTCTGCGGTGCTGCTCGACACGGGGAACTTGGTCCTCCGGTCGCCGAACGGTACAGTCATATGGCAGAGCTTCGATCACCCGACCGACACCATCCTCCCGGGCATGAGGTTTCTGCTGAGCTACAAGGGTCGTGTGATGGGGCGCCTTGTCGCTTGGAAGGGCCCGGATGACCCATCCGTAGGAGACTTCTCGTTCGGTCTGGACCCAGACTTGGGCATGCAGATTGTCACTTGGCATGGTGCCAAGCTGTACTGCCGCATCAGTGTGTGGAACGGCGCATCGGTGTCCGGCGGCACATACCCAGGCAACAGCAGCTCCGTCGTGTACCAGACCATCGTCAACACAGGGGACAGGTTCTATCTAATGTACTCAATCTCCGACGATTCACCGTACGCACGCATCATGCTCGACTACACCGGCACCATGAGCCTCCTCACCTGGAACAGCTACTCCTCATCATGGATAGCCACATCCGAGCGCCCCTCCGGCGGTTATGGCGTCTATGGCTCTTGTGGCCCGTTTGGCTACTCTGACTTCACGGGGGCCACCCCCACATGCCAGTGCTTGGATGGGTTTGAGCCTGATCCAATGAATTCCTCGAGAGTGTGCCGGAGAGTGGAAGCACTGAAATGTGGCAGCAAAAATCATTTTCTGCGCTTGTCCGGAATGAAGGTGCCCGACAGGTTCTTGCACATCCGAAACAGAAGCTTTGACCAGTGTGCGGCGGAGTGCAGCCGCAACTGCTCATGCACAGCGTATGCTTACGCCAACCTCAGCAGTGCAGGCACTCTGGGGGATCAGACAAGGTGCTTGGTTTGGACAGGGGAGCTTGTCGACACGTGGAAGACCAACAACTATGGCGAGAACCTGTACATCCGCCTTGGGGACTCTCCTGCTG TTCACAAGAATAGCAATTTAGTGAAGATTCTGCCCCCGGTTGTAGCATGCCTGCTGCTACTCACGTGCATAGCCCTTGTCTGGAAAT CAGGGGTACGGCGAAAGAAGGAAATTAAGAAGAAGCTGATGCTACGATACTTGAGTGCTTCTAGTGAGCTTGGAGGCAAAAATTCAGATTTTCCGTTTGTTAGTTTCGAAGATATTGTGGCCGCAACGGATAATTTCTCCGACTCCAATATGCTTGGAATGGGAGGTTTCGGCAAAGTTTACAAG GGAATACTGGAAGATGACAAGGAAGTTGCTATCAAAAGGCTTGGCAGTGGTTCTGGGCAAGGTATAGAGGAATTCAGAAATGAAGTGACTCTAATTGCCAAATTGCAGCACAGAAACCTAGTTAGACTTCTTAGTTGCTGCATTCATGATGATGAGAAGTTATTGATCTATGAATACATGCCTAACAAAAGCCTGGATTCCTTCCTTTTTG ATAATACAAGAAAAGATGTCCTTGATTGGCTGACACGGTTCAAAATAATTAAAGGGGTGGCAAGAGGCCTTCTTTATCTCCACCAAGATTCAAGATTAACAATAATTCATAGAGATCTTAAAGCAAGCAACATTTTGTTGGACAATGAAATGAATCCTAAAATATCAGACTTTGGTATGGCAAGGATATTTGGTGGAAACCAGCAGCAAGGAAACACTATTAGAGTTGTTGGAACATA CGGTTACATGTCTCCAGAATATGTGATGGGTGGCGCCTTTTCTGTTAAGTCGGACATCTACAGCTTTGGTGTTCTTCTCTTGGAGATTGTAAGTGGCTTGAAGATCAGCTCACCTCAGCTCATAATGAACTTCCCAAACCTTACAACTTAT GCGTGGAGATTATGGGAAGGTGGAAATGCAATGGAACTGGTGGACTCAACAATTGCTGGTAGCTGTCCAATTCATGAAGTTCTACGGTGCATTCACGTGGGACTCTTGTGTGTTCAACACCATTCAGATGCTAGGCCACTCATGTCATCAGTTGTGTTTATGTTGGAGAATGAAATCGCTTTGCTTCCAGAGCCGGAGCAACCTGCATATTTTGCAGCAAGAAAGCAGGAAAATGGACATACCAGGGAAAACATGGATAATTCACAAAATACCATGAGTATCACAACACTAATAGGGCGTTAG
- the LOC141041830 gene encoding G-type lectin S-receptor-like serine/threonine-protein kinase B120 isoform X2, whose product MDMSCFPIFILLFLFPFSKSDDQLTQGKPLSPGDILISKDGVFALGFFSPANSNKSLYVGIWFYNIPESSRAIVWVANRDNPATTASPAALAISVKSDLVLSDSGGHTLWMTKNNVTADEDARASAVLLDTGNLVLRSPNGTVIWQSFDHPTDTILPGMRFLLSYKGRVMGRLVAWKGPDDPSVGDFSFGLDPDLGMQIVTWHGAKLYCRISVWNGASVSGGTYPGNSSSVVYQTIVNTGDRFYLMYSISDDSPYARIMLDYTGTMSLLTWNSYSSSWIATSERPSGGYGVYGSCGPFGYSDFTGATPTCQCLDGFEPDPMNSSRVCRRVEALKCGSKNHFLRLSGMKVPDRFLHIRNRSFDQCAAECSRNCSCTAYAYANLSSAGTLGDQTRCLVWTGELVDTWKTNNYGENLYIRLGDSPAAVHKNSNLVKILPPVVACLLLLTCIALVWKWVRRKKEIKKKLMLRYLSASSELGGKNSDFPFVSFEDIVAATDNFSDSNMLGMGGFGKVYKGILEDDKEVAIKRLGSGSGQGIEEFRNEVTLIAKLQHRNLVRLLSCCIHDDEKLLIYEYMPNKSLDSFLFDNTRKDVLDWLTRFKIIKGVARGLLYLHQDSRLTIIHRDLKASNILLDNEMNPKISDFGMARIFGGNQQQGNTIRVVGTYGYMSPEYVMGGAFSVKSDIYSFGVLLLEIVSGLKISSPQLIMNFPNLTTYAWRLWEGGNAMELVDSTIAGSCPIHEVLRCIHVGLLCVQHHSDARPLMSSVVFMLENEIALLPEPEQPAYFAARKQENGHTRENMDNSQNTMSITTLIGR is encoded by the exons ATGGATATGTCCTGCTTCCCCATTTTCATCCTCCTGTTCTTGTTTCCTTTCAGCAAATCTGATGATCAACTGACACAAGGGAAGCCACTCTCCCCCGGTGACATCCTCATCTCCAAGGACGGCGTCTTCGCTCTCGGCTTCTTCTCCCCCGCCAACTCCAACAAGAGCCTATATGTTGGAATTTGGTTCTACAACATCCCGGAGAGCAGCCGCGCCATCGTATGGGTCGCCAACCGCGACAACCCGGCCACCACCGCTTCACCCGCGGCACTCGCCATCAGCGTCAAGTCCGACCTCGTGCTGTCGGATTCCGGAGGCCACACACTTTGGATGACAAAGAACAACGTCACGGCGGATGAAGACGCGAGAGCCTCTGCGGTGCTGCTCGACACGGGGAACTTGGTCCTCCGGTCGCCGAACGGTACAGTCATATGGCAGAGCTTCGATCACCCGACCGACACCATCCTCCCGGGCATGAGGTTTCTGCTGAGCTACAAGGGTCGTGTGATGGGGCGCCTTGTCGCTTGGAAGGGCCCGGATGACCCATCCGTAGGAGACTTCTCGTTCGGTCTGGACCCAGACTTGGGCATGCAGATTGTCACTTGGCATGGTGCCAAGCTGTACTGCCGCATCAGTGTGTGGAACGGCGCATCGGTGTCCGGCGGCACATACCCAGGCAACAGCAGCTCCGTCGTGTACCAGACCATCGTCAACACAGGGGACAGGTTCTATCTAATGTACTCAATCTCCGACGATTCACCGTACGCACGCATCATGCTCGACTACACCGGCACCATGAGCCTCCTCACCTGGAACAGCTACTCCTCATCATGGATAGCCACATCCGAGCGCCCCTCCGGCGGTTATGGCGTCTATGGCTCTTGTGGCCCGTTTGGCTACTCTGACTTCACGGGGGCCACCCCCACATGCCAGTGCTTGGATGGGTTTGAGCCTGATCCAATGAATTCCTCGAGAGTGTGCCGGAGAGTGGAAGCACTGAAATGTGGCAGCAAAAATCATTTTCTGCGCTTGTCCGGAATGAAGGTGCCCGACAGGTTCTTGCACATCCGAAACAGAAGCTTTGACCAGTGTGCGGCGGAGTGCAGCCGCAACTGCTCATGCACAGCGTATGCTTACGCCAACCTCAGCAGTGCAGGCACTCTGGGGGATCAGACAAGGTGCTTGGTTTGGACAGGGGAGCTTGTCGACACGTGGAAGACCAACAACTATGGCGAGAACCTGTACATCCGCCTTGGGGACTCTCCTGCTG CAGTTCACAAGAATAGCAATTTAGTGAAGATTCTGCCCCCGGTTGTAGCATGCCTGCTGCTACTCACGTGCATAGCCCTTGTCTGGAAAT GGGTACGGCGAAAGAAGGAAATTAAGAAGAAGCTGATGCTACGATACTTGAGTGCTTCTAGTGAGCTTGGAGGCAAAAATTCAGATTTTCCGTTTGTTAGTTTCGAAGATATTGTGGCCGCAACGGATAATTTCTCCGACTCCAATATGCTTGGAATGGGAGGTTTCGGCAAAGTTTACAAG GGAATACTGGAAGATGACAAGGAAGTTGCTATCAAAAGGCTTGGCAGTGGTTCTGGGCAAGGTATAGAGGAATTCAGAAATGAAGTGACTCTAATTGCCAAATTGCAGCACAGAAACCTAGTTAGACTTCTTAGTTGCTGCATTCATGATGATGAGAAGTTATTGATCTATGAATACATGCCTAACAAAAGCCTGGATTCCTTCCTTTTTG ATAATACAAGAAAAGATGTCCTTGATTGGCTGACACGGTTCAAAATAATTAAAGGGGTGGCAAGAGGCCTTCTTTATCTCCACCAAGATTCAAGATTAACAATAATTCATAGAGATCTTAAAGCAAGCAACATTTTGTTGGACAATGAAATGAATCCTAAAATATCAGACTTTGGTATGGCAAGGATATTTGGTGGAAACCAGCAGCAAGGAAACACTATTAGAGTTGTTGGAACATA CGGTTACATGTCTCCAGAATATGTGATGGGTGGCGCCTTTTCTGTTAAGTCGGACATCTACAGCTTTGGTGTTCTTCTCTTGGAGATTGTAAGTGGCTTGAAGATCAGCTCACCTCAGCTCATAATGAACTTCCCAAACCTTACAACTTAT GCGTGGAGATTATGGGAAGGTGGAAATGCAATGGAACTGGTGGACTCAACAATTGCTGGTAGCTGTCCAATTCATGAAGTTCTACGGTGCATTCACGTGGGACTCTTGTGTGTTCAACACCATTCAGATGCTAGGCCACTCATGTCATCAGTTGTGTTTATGTTGGAGAATGAAATCGCTTTGCTTCCAGAGCCGGAGCAACCTGCATATTTTGCAGCAAGAAAGCAGGAAAATGGACATACCAGGGAAAACATGGATAATTCACAAAATACCATGAGTATCACAACACTAATAGGGCGTTAG